From the genome of Plectropomus leopardus isolate mb chromosome 13, YSFRI_Pleo_2.0, whole genome shotgun sequence, one region includes:
- the robo4 gene encoding roundabout homolog 1, producing the protein MMSRSVFMGFVASVFGLLLSGSRVHAQETPPRIVHQPSDVVVKVGNPASLSCRADGNPKPTIEWLQNGQPLDMTNGDEYMQPLALSEGSLFFLSVGGGRRSQSHEGVYTCVATNSAGKATSRNASLYIAVLKEEFSVQPSDVEVAEGEVAVLNCSPPVGHPEPNVMWKKNGWPINSSDHHYTELSGKLIIAPAERTHSGAYMCVASNTVGVRESRAARLTVLAKPVLVMKPENVSVRLGESAQFHCRAKGDPPPAVVWSREQGPLPNGRYLVNPDQTLQIHYVSTQDAGRYTCTAVNDVGVVTASAQLLVDEAPSTTQRDLHKELSALRVSLENVSIVAPGSNISQVQWRLQSLPDQPHYLDGFEVLYRSLLPASSDWAAKKATLPSFQTQVGPLKRGYKYEFKVRPYGSNLYGRESNTRHLRVPETVPSACPLAVSVTVSHEQNNTIHVSWEPPPHDTHNGIIQGYQVWCVESEEQLSQNWTVDSGRHNLDISALRSGKRYWITIAAVNGAGVGTLSDPHGFVINPQKGGSPESDSQRQDLSQVLALLQDPVLIGSVGALLWCVLMVAAVCLFRRHSRTGHLLPRHGRSKGLHRLASEDLIIKHRMAAPDSPWISGGWRPAFSQKYQDLWAQDQKHPGIRSTSLPVSWKDSSRVDSAVPIVTDSCGVYGTFYVDLMGNGLKTFNSPGRCPKMPHCPPHQQGAETIQIFSQPVSKSSPLGSREALPWKQAIRPQPRMGVLRESWEKSHSKQELHAVSSVPLVSTRNQACPSSVYKQRLSHIPSGRHERDKVAGCPRLLHYSASLHLMDMLPPPPPLPIEDTMDTHSLSSDEGSSRSTKLTVDMGSLQSVCAPSAHRGKPGASTTTSNNSSSFPFYNHLSNTSYSTSVDEEQGATLTAQEATQYLELSPKPERCSALPQQHPSLPHSFSPTLGYFCGPARSPQLEEDPVTEEPEAPPIGLRHSRLQSTPSSCYSEWDSSLWNTWSSVMDSNMTSARTSLISSVDSCYTNDSANFARLLAAAAESMSGASLSDFSPPASPLSALYPPFRAEGDSFGELEPVPAWDWNMAWVEEMEAQYRAHYPGRSSKPFDT; encoded by the exons GTTCCAGAGTTCATGCACAGGAGACGCCGCCCCGCATCGTCCACCAGCCCTCTGACGTAGTGGTGAAGGTTGGGAATCCCGCCTCGCTCTCCTGCCGGGCGGATGGCAACCCGAAGCCGACCATAGAGTGGCTGCAGAACGGGCAGCCTCTGGATATGACAAACGGAGATGAATACATGCAGCCCTTGGCTTTGTCAGAGGGGAGCCTCTTCTTCCTGAGCGTGGGAGGAGGCAGGCGAAGTCAGTCGCATGAGGGCGTGTACACCTGCGTGGCCACGAACAGTGCAGGAAAGGCCACCAGTCGTAACGCTTCCCTGTACATTGCAG TGTTGAAGGAGGAGTTCAGTGTGCAGCCCAGTGATGTGGAGGTGGCAGAGGGGGAGGTGGCTGTCCTAAACTGCAGCCCCCCAGTGGGACACCCAGAACCTAATGTCATGTGGAAGAAGAATGGCTGGCCCATCAACAGCTCGGATCACCACTACACT GAGCTAAGTGGGAAGCTCATCATCGCTCCTGCAGAGAGGACGCACTCTGGTGCTTACATGTGTGTGGCCAGCAACACTgtgggagtgagagagagcagggCGGCGCGGCTCACTGTGCTCG CCAAGCCTGTGTTGGTGATGAAACCCGAAAACGTGTCTGTGAGACTGGGGGAGTCTGCCCAGTTCCACTGCCGAGCTAAAGGTGACCCCCCACCTGCTGTGGTCTGGAGCAGAGAGCAGGGACCACTGCCCAACGGCAG GTATCTTGTAAACCCAGACCAGACTCTCCAGATTCACTATGTGTCCACCCAGGATGCTGGGAGGTACACCTGCACTGCTGTAAATGATGTAGGCGTGGTCACAGCCAGCGCACAGCTACTTGTTGACG AGGCTCCCAGCACCACACAGAGAGACCTCCACAAAGAGCTGTCAGCCCTGAGAGTTTCTCTGGAGAACGTGTCCATCGTGGCCCCTGGCTCCAACATATCACAAGTCCAGTGGAGG CTCCAGTCCCTCCCAGATCAGCCTCATTACCTCGATGGCTTTGAGGTTCTCTATCGCTCTCTGCTGCCTGCCAGCTCCGACTGGGCTGCAAAGAAGGCAACGCTGCCCAGCTTCCAGACTCAGGTGGGCCCCTTAAAGAGGGGCTACAAGTATGAGTTCAAAGTACGGCCCTATGGAAGCAACTTGTACGGGAGGGAGAGCAACACCCGGCACCTCAGAGTCCCCGAGACAG TGCCCAGTGCCTGTCCACTGGCTGTGTCCGTAACAGTGAGCCACGAGCAGAACAACACCATCCATGTGAGCTGGGAGCCTCCTCCTCATGACACCCACAACGGCATCATACAAGGCTACCAG GTGTGGTGTGTGGAGTCTGAGGAGCAGCTGTCCCAGAACTGGACAGTGGACAGTGGCCGACACAACCTTGATATCTCTGCTCTCAGATCGGGGAAACGATACTGGATCACCATAGCAGCTGTCAACGGAGCTGGAGTGGGAACACTCAGTGACCCTCATGGATTTGTCATCA acCCACAAAAAGGCGGTTCCCCTGAGTCAGACAGCCAGAGACAGGATCTGTCTCAGGTCTTGGCGCTTCTTCAGGATCCGGTGCTGATCGGTAGTGTTGGCGCCCTCCTGTGGTGCGTCCTGATGGTTGCAGCTGTCTGCCTCTTCAGACGCCACAGCAGGACAGGTCACCTGCTGCCGAGACATGGCAGGAGTAAAG GTTTGCACAGACTAGCCAGTGAAGatctcatcataaaacacag GATGGCGGCTCCAGACTCACCGTGGATCTCTGGAGGCTGGAGACCTGCCTTCAGCCAGAAGTACCAGGACCTGTGGGCCCAAGATCAGAAGCATCCAGGGATCAGGAGCACCA GCCTCCCGGTGTCCTGGAAGGACTCTAGCCGTGTGGACTCAGCTGTCCCCATCGTGACCGACAGCTGTGGCGTTTATGGCACTTTTTACGTGGATCTGATGGGCAACGGCCTCAAGACCTTCAACAGTCCAGGACGCTGCCCTAAAATGCCTCATTGTCCGCCCCATCAGCAAGGAGCCGAGACCATCCAGATCTTCTCTCAGCCTGTCTCAAAGAGCTCTCCCCTCGGGAGCAGGGAGGCGCTGCCATGGAAACAGGCCATACGTCCCCAGCCCAGGATGGGTGTGCTGAGAGAGTCATGGGAAAAAAGCCACAGCAAGCAAG AGTTGCATGCAGTGAGCAGCGTCCCCTTAGTGTCAACCAGGAACCAGGCCTGTCCATCCAGTGTCTACAAACAGAGACTCAGTCACATTCCATCAGGCCGCCACG AGCGTGATAAAGTTGCTGGCTGTCCTCGCCTGCTGCATTACTCTGCATCATTACACCTGATGGACATGCtgccccccccaccaccactgCCCATAGAGGACACCATGGACACACACAGCCTCAGCTCAGATGAagg CTCCAGTCGTTCTACAAAGCTCACAGTGGACATGGGCTCTCTGCAGTCGGTTTGTGCTCCATCAGCCCACCGAGGGAAACCAGGAgcctccaccaccaccagcaataacagcagcagcttccCCTTCTACAACCACCTGTCTAACACATCATATTCCACGTCAGTGGATGAAGAACAGGGGGCCACGCTGACAGCACAGGAGGCCACACAGTATCTCGAGCTCAGCCCCAAACCTGAGAGATGCAG TGCTCTGCCTCAGCAGCACCCCTCCCTGCCCCACTCCTTCTCCCCCACCCTGGGCTACTTCTGTGGGCCAGCCCGCTCCCCTCAGCTGGAGGAGGACCCCGTCACCGAAGAGCCCGAGGCCCCACCGATTGGCTTGCGGCACTCCCGCCTCCAGAgcaccccctcctcctgctaCAGTGAGTGGGACAGCTCGCTGTGGAACACCTGGAGCTCCGTCATGGACAGCAATATGACCAGCGCCCGCACCAGCCTCATCAGCTCGGTGGACAGCTGCTACACCAACGACAGCGCCAACTTCGCCCGCCTGCTGGCTGCGGCAGCGGAGAGCATGAGTGGAGCCTCTTTGTCAG